A single region of the Silene latifolia isolate original U9 population chromosome 8, ASM4854445v1, whole genome shotgun sequence genome encodes:
- the LOC141596398 gene encoding uncharacterized protein LOC141596398 isoform X2: MENPNLDTNDWDWEFIPNSDEHNHSTHSPSFGDRSGGVGVIRSHHFSLEEKELDNQGFTGIDHLGFSDHFAKSSEIVQNSGNSDVGTDSVTGVAVDCVKSSEIVQNSGNNDVEIINSVTGFSDHLVNSSEIVQNSGNNDVEISSFAKSSEIVQNSEVEINSLTDFSDNFAKSLGIVQNSGNNDVEIGSVTDISDHFSKSSEIVDQNSGNEEVKINSVTVLSDHSSKSSEIVNQNSGNDDAVSFSGECAEEQEQEQHGNCLNCEDDEERKMEGNENENENEKRVVWWKVPLEVLKYCALRVSPVWSVSMAAAALMGFVLLRRRYLYKMKRKSMSVQVNVTVHDKLTSQAARLNEAFSVVKRIPIIRPALPAPGMASWPVMSLR; the protein is encoded by the exons ATGGAAAACCCTAATTTAGATACAAATGATTGGGACTGGGAATTCATACCCAATTCTGATGAACACAACCACTCTACTCATTCTCCTTCATTCGGTGACCGCAGCGGCGGCGTAGGCGTAATTCGCTCTCATCATTTCTCACTTGAAGAGAAAGAGTTGGATAATCAGGGTTTTACTGGAATTGACCATCTGGGTTTTTCTGATCATTTTGCAAAATCATCGGAAATTGTTCAAAACAGTGGAAATAGTGATGTAGGGACTGATTCAGTGACTGGGGTTGCTGTTGATTGTGTCAAATCATCGGAAATTGTTCAAAACAGTGGAAATAATGATGTAGAGATCATCAATTCAGTGACTGGTTTTTCTGATCATCTTGTAAATTCATCTGAAATTGTTCAAAACAGTGGAAATAATGATGTAGAGATCAGTTCCTTCGCAAAATCATCTGAAATTGTTCAAAACAGTGAGGTAGAGATCAATTCGCTGACTGATTTTTCTGATAATTTCGCGAAATCATTGGGAATTGTTCAAAACAGTGGAAATAATGATGTAGAGATTGGTTCAGTGACTGATATTTCTGATCATTTCTCGAAATCATCAGAAATTGTTGATCAAAACAGTGGAAATGAGGAAGTAAAGATCAATTCAGTTACTGTTTTATCTGATCATTCCTCAAAATCATCCGAAATTGTTAATCAAAACAGTGGAAATGATGATGCAGTGTCTTTTAGTGGGGAGTGTGCTGAAGAGCAGGAACAAGAACAGCATGGGAACTGTTTGAATTGCGAAGACGACGAGGAAAGGAAAATGGAAGGGAATgagaatgaaaatgaaaatgagaagaGGGTAGTATGGTGGAAGGTTCCATTGGAGGTATTGAAGTACTGTGCATTGAGAGTGAGCCCAGTTTGGTCTGTATCAATGGCGGCCGCTGCTTTAATGGGGTTTGTGCTATTACGCCGTAGGTATTTGTATAAGATGAAGCGTAAGAGCATGAGTGTTCAAGTCAATGTCACAGTTCATGACAAG TTGACGAGCCAGGCTGCACGTCTTAACGAGGCATTTTCAGTGGTGAAACGCATACCCATTATACGCCCTGCATTACCAGCCCCAGGGATGGCTTCATGGCCAGTGATGAGCTTGAGATAG
- the LOC141596398 gene encoding uncharacterized protein LOC141596398 isoform X1, which yields MENPNLDTNDWDWEFIPNSDEHNHSTHSPSFGDRSGGVGVIRSHHFSLEEKELDNQGFTGIDHLGFSDHFAKSSEIVQNSGNSDVGTDSVTGVAVDCVKSSEIVQNSGNNDVEIINSVTGFSDHLVNSSEIVQNSGNNDVEISSFAKSSEIVQNSEVEINSLTDFSDNFAKSLGIVQNSGNNDVEIGSVTDISDHFSKSSEIVDQNSGNEEVKINSVTVLSDHSSKSSEIVNQNSGNDDAVSFSGECAEEQEQEQHGNCLNCEDDEERKMEGNENENENEKRVVWWKVPLEVLKYCALRVSPVWSVSMAAAALMGFVLLRRRYLYKMKRKSMSVQVNVTVHDKKVSQLTSQAARLNEAFSVVKRIPIIRPALPAPGMASWPVMSLR from the exons ATGGAAAACCCTAATTTAGATACAAATGATTGGGACTGGGAATTCATACCCAATTCTGATGAACACAACCACTCTACTCATTCTCCTTCATTCGGTGACCGCAGCGGCGGCGTAGGCGTAATTCGCTCTCATCATTTCTCACTTGAAGAGAAAGAGTTGGATAATCAGGGTTTTACTGGAATTGACCATCTGGGTTTTTCTGATCATTTTGCAAAATCATCGGAAATTGTTCAAAACAGTGGAAATAGTGATGTAGGGACTGATTCAGTGACTGGGGTTGCTGTTGATTGTGTCAAATCATCGGAAATTGTTCAAAACAGTGGAAATAATGATGTAGAGATCATCAATTCAGTGACTGGTTTTTCTGATCATCTTGTAAATTCATCTGAAATTGTTCAAAACAGTGGAAATAATGATGTAGAGATCAGTTCCTTCGCAAAATCATCTGAAATTGTTCAAAACAGTGAGGTAGAGATCAATTCGCTGACTGATTTTTCTGATAATTTCGCGAAATCATTGGGAATTGTTCAAAACAGTGGAAATAATGATGTAGAGATTGGTTCAGTGACTGATATTTCTGATCATTTCTCGAAATCATCAGAAATTGTTGATCAAAACAGTGGAAATGAGGAAGTAAAGATCAATTCAGTTACTGTTTTATCTGATCATTCCTCAAAATCATCCGAAATTGTTAATCAAAACAGTGGAAATGATGATGCAGTGTCTTTTAGTGGGGAGTGTGCTGAAGAGCAGGAACAAGAACAGCATGGGAACTGTTTGAATTGCGAAGACGACGAGGAAAGGAAAATGGAAGGGAATgagaatgaaaatgaaaatgagaagaGGGTAGTATGGTGGAAGGTTCCATTGGAGGTATTGAAGTACTGTGCATTGAGAGTGAGCCCAGTTTGGTCTGTATCAATGGCGGCCGCTGCTTTAATGGGGTTTGTGCTATTACGCCGTAGGTATTTGTATAAGATGAAGCGTAAGAGCATGAGTGTTCAAGTCAATGTCACAGTTCATGACAAG AAGGTATCTCAGTTGACGAGCCAGGCTGCACGTCTTAACGAGGCATTTTCAGTGGTGAAACGCATACCCATTATACGCCCTGCATTACCAGCCCCAGGGATGGCTTCATGGCCAGTGATGAGCTTGAGATAG
- the LOC141596396 gene encoding SUN domain-containing protein 4-like, with amino-acid sequence MQRSRRALLQHGSFEKADVNNRLYKLSLSLVIVLWGLAFLWNLWISHGDVNSDRVKPKAFIVLNISSWDERRPENNATLDSAGKAVFPTFDSCNNETITAVKNVNLDEEAGKDNGKTDSRLTRTVPLDLDEFKSRAFSSRSSTCVSTATGGAIHRMELVGGKYNHASAGKGAKVLDFNKEAKGASDILNKDKDKYLRNPCSVEEKFVVIELSEETLVDTVEIANFEHYSSNLREFELLGSLVYPTQTWVQLGSFSAENVKHAQIFTLSDPKWVRYLKLKLLTHFGSEFYCTLSSIEVYGVDAVEKMLEDLVEQQVNRMPDENAFNESDLATETVPEAVDEVRHQQVNRMPGDTVLKILMQKVRALDMSLNALEGYLENVNVRYESIFKEFDTELEEKDLVLEKIRSELKNVLDSKDLIAKDVEDLFAWRSLVAKQLDGLVQDNAMLRTDIRKVLENQVYMESKAILAFLISIIFGFFALVMLSKNMIGSVCRSKSPRNFCKVKSSWFFLVVSCSTTMVILSL; translated from the exons ATGCAGAGATCACGTAGAGCTCTTCTGCAGCACGGATCATTCGAGAAGGCTGATGTTAACAATCGTTTATATAAGCTTTCGTTGTCATTGGTGATCGTTCTTTGGGGCCTCGCCTTTCTTTGGAACTTGTGGATTAGCCATGGTGATGTTAATAGCGACAGAG TAAAACCTAAAGCATTCATTGTGCTTAATATCTCGAGCTGGGATGAACGGAGACCAGAAAACAATGCAACCCTTGATTCTGCAGGAAAAGCTGTATTTCCCACATTTGACAGTTGTAATAATGAAACTATTACTGCGGTAAAAAATGTCAATTTAGACGAGGAAGCCGGGAAAGACAATGGAAAGACCGACAGCAGGTTAACTCGTACAGTGCCTCTTGATTTAGATGAGTTCAAAAGTAGGGCCTTCAGTTCTAGAAGCAGCACCTGTGTATCAACTGCAACAGGAGGTGCAATTCATCGGATGGAGCTCGTGGGTGGCAAGTACAATCACGCTTCTGCCGGAAAGGGAGCCAAAGTATTGGATTTTAACAAGGAAGCGAAGGGCGCTTCTGATATTCTGAACAAGGATAAGGATAAGTATCTCAGGAACCCGTGTTCAGTTGAGGAAAAATTTGTTGTCATCGAACTTTCTGAAGAAACTCTAGTGGATACAGTTGAAATCGCAAACTTTGAGCATTACTCGTCAAATCTGAGAGAATTCGAGCTTCTAGGTAGTTTAGTTTATCCTACACAGACATGGGTTCAATTAGGCAGCTTTTCTGCTGAGAATGTGAAGCATGCTCAAATATTTACTCTATCGGATCCAAAATGGGTGCGATACTTGAAGTTGAAGTTACTGACCCATTTTGGATCCGAGTTCTACTGTACGCTAAGTAGTATTGAAGTGTATGGCGTTGATGCAGTCGAGAAAATGTTGGAGGATCTTGTTGAACAGCAGGTAAACCGGATGCCTGATGAGAATGCTTTCAATGAGAGTGATTTGGCAACAGAGACAGTTCCTGAGGCGGTGGATGAAGTGCGCCACCAGCAGGTAAACCGGATGCCTGGTGATACTGTTCTTAAGATACTGATGCAAAAAGTTCGAGCACTGGACATGAGTTTAAATGCTCTTGAAGGGTATTTAGAGAATGTCAATGTTAGATATGAAAGCATTTTTAAGGAATTTGACACAGAATTGGAAGAGAAAGATCTGGTACTCGAAAAGATAAGATCAGAGTTGAAGAATGTCCTGGATAGCAAGGACCTCATT GCTAAGGATGTAGAAGACCTCTTCGCTTGGAGATCCCTAGTCGCCAAGCAATTGGACGGTTTAGTACAGGATAATGCTATGCTCAG AACCGACATCCGAAAAGTGCTGGAAAATCAGGTGTACATGGAGAGCAAGGCCATATTGGCTTTTCTTATAAGCATAATTTTCGGGTTTTTTGCCCTTGTAATGCTGTCCAAAAATATGATAGGTAGTGTTTGTAGATCAAAATCCCCCAGGAATTTTTGTAAGGTCAAGTCTTCCTGGTTTTTCCTAGTAGTGAGCTGTTCCACTACTATGGTCATCCTTTCACTGTAG